From Thunnus albacares chromosome 22, fThuAlb1.1, whole genome shotgun sequence, the proteins below share one genomic window:
- the LOC122973869 gene encoding 7SK snRNA methylphosphate capping enzyme-like, whose translation MIKMSLDKESVKVSPAFPAAPVSLSEQPQLAKTRPLRPKNGLQPPSNSQNPLAAVPAQRIAKRRYSMGVGFKGLAKRRRRANSDSQSEPVLPSHFLLGGNIFDPLNLNSLMDEDINRVTNQETPKCSPLPSRGGDPVEILVPRDITDPLNLKGDGGAKGEGAGVLLSPLKSRRRHRNRGGGGLPARVIPPTARLTVPMATREGSVPVSPLPCELNTAITCRDDVAPPPILPRRHTHPPPGHAHKPGSLGDGRQRRRRRTTSTRSADAAMASIVTTVTAAQSTKFQTPVMGGARANRCGGPQPGSAQPPQKKKDKHRYQYGNHSRYYGYHGSYGDGWEGRVGAEEDPRLRLLEADWFRDKKVLDVGCGTGHLTLAVARRFNPAHILGVELDERLVHAANQNVRHFLSHDLVEEERRRRRGTMSFLSSSSPPRTKAGQTLEEEEEEEKREEVMEEEKKKEEVMEEEEEEEKKKEDDEDVMEEFQRAVCLLSFPLSFRVSRGPLAAPPLLLPAPSSSSSSSSCRFPNNVTFIQGDYVSEREAWAGRGQYDVIMCLGVTKWVQLQSGDGGVVRLFRRAYQSLSPGGLLILEPQPWSRYSHSKRASETTYRNYRSVRLRPEQFTCYLTDSVGFTSYRLITHTGNQRPVYLFHKGSAQRK comes from the exons ATGATCAAGATGTCATTGGACAAAGAAAGTGTTAAAGTCAGCCCCGCTTTCCCCGCCGCCCCTGTCAGCCTATCAGAGCAGCCACAGCTCGCTAAGACCCGCCCCCTCCGTCCTAAGAATGGCTTACAGCCACCCAGCAACAGTCAGAACCCGCTCGCCGCTGTGCCCGCTCAGCGGATCGCAAAGAGGCGCTACTCCATGGGTGTCGGCTTCAAGGGACTAGCCAAGCGCCGTCGCCGTGCCAACAgcgacagccaatcagagcccGTGTTACCGAGTCACTTCCTGTTGGGCGGTAACATCTTTGACCCGCTGAACCTGAACTCGCTGATGGACGAAGACATCAACAG gGTGACCAATCAGGAGACACCGAAGTGTTCGCCCCTGCCGTCACGGGGCGGAGACCCCGTAGAGATCCTGGTTCCCCGTGACATCACCGACCCCCTGAACCTGAAGGGAGACGGGGGGGCCAAGGGGGAGGGAGCGGGAGTCCTGCTGTCCCCCCTGAAGTCCAGGAGGAGACACAGGAACAGAGGTGGTGGTGGGTTACCTGCCCGGGTGATCCCCCCCACCGCTCGTCTGACAG TTCCCATGGCGACCAGAGAGGGCAGTGTTCCCGTGTCTCCTCTTCCCTGTGAACTCAACACGGCCATCACTTGTCGAGATGATGTAGCCCCGCCTCCCATCCTCCCCAGAAGACACACCCACCCCCCACCAGGCCACGCCCACAAACCTGGTAGCCTGGGAGACGGTCGCCAGAGGAGACGGCGACGCACCACCTCGACCAGGTCGGCAGATGCTGCCATGGCAAGCATTGTTACCACGGTAACCGCAGCTCAGTCAACCAAATTCCAGACGCCCGTGATGGGAGGGGCTAGAGCCAACAG GTGTGGAGGACCTCAGCCTGGCTCTGCTCAGccgccacagaagaagaaggataaACACCGCTACCAGTACGGCAACCACAGCCGTTACTATGGCTACCATGGTTCCTACGGCGACGGGTGGGAGGGCCGCGTGGGAGCGGAGGAGGACCCCAGGCTCCGCCTGCTGGAGGCCGATTGGTTCAGAGACAAGAAGGTGCTGGATGTGGGCTGCGGCACTGGTCACCTGACGCTCGCTGTCGCCCGCAGGTTTAACCCCGCCCACATCCTGGGGGTGGAGCTAGATGAGAGATTGGTGCATGCTGCTAATCAGAACGTCAGACACTTCCTGTCACATGAtctggtggaggaggagaggaggaggaggagaggaacaatgtcattcctctcctcctcctctccaccaaGGACGAAGGCAGGACAGAcgttagaggaggaggaggaggaggagaagagagaggaggtgatggaggaggagaagaaaaaagaggaggtgatggaggaggaggaagaggaggagaaaaagaaagaggatgatgaagatgtgATGGAGGAGTTCCAGCGGGCggtgtgtctcctctccttcccgCTGTCCTTCAGGGTGAGTCGTGGTCCTCtcgctgctcctcctctcctcctccctgctccatcttcatcctcctcctcctcctcctgcaggttCCCCAACAACGTCACCTTCATACAG GGTGACTACGTGTCAGAGCGGGAGGCGTGGGCTGGCCGGGGTCAGTATGACGTCATCATGTGTCTGGGTGTCACCAAGTGGGTGCAGCTGCAGTCAGGTGACGGGGGCGTGGTCCGGCTGTTCAGACGAGCCTATCAGAGCCTGTCGCCGGGCGGATTGTTGATCCTGGAGCCGCAACCGTGGAGCAGATACAGTCACAGCAAGAGAGCCTCG GAGACGACGTATCGTAACTACAGGAGTGTGAGGCTGAGACCAGAACAGTTCACCTGTTACCTGACTGACAGCGTGGGCTTCACCTCCTACAgactcatcacacacacag GTAACCAGCGGCCCGTCTACCTGTTCCACAAAGGCTCCGCCCAGAGGAAGTGA